TTCTTAACGTCGTCACCCAATGGCTGACGATGAAGCTTGCCTTTCCCTCGGCCTCGGCCGCCTTCTGGCAATATGGCTTCGCCTTCCTGTTTTCGCTGCCGTTCCTGCGCAGGCTCGGCCTGGCGGCGATGCGCACGCACTATCCCTGGCGTCACCTGGCGCGCGTCGTGCTTGCCGCGCTCGGGGTCGAGGCCTGGGTCGCCGGCCTTGCCGCGGTGCCGATCTGGCAGGCGATCGCGCTGGTGATGACCTCGCCGTTCTTCATCATTCTCGGCGCCCGGCTCTTCCTGGGTGAGCGCGTCGGTCCGGCCCGCTGGGCGGCGACCGCAGCCGGTTTCACCGGCGCGATGATCGTCCTGCAGCCATGGTCGGACGGCTTTGGCTGGGCAGCACTCTTGCCGGTGCTCTCGGCGCTGCTGTGGGGCGCCTCGTCGCTGATCACCAAGAGCCTGACGGGCATCGAACGACCGGAGACGATCACCGTCTGGCTGCTCGTTCTGCTGACGCCGATAAACGGAGGGCTGGCGCTTGCGGCAGGCTTTGCAGTGCCGACGGGTACAACACTTGCCTTGTTCCTGCTGGCGGGGCTGCTGACCGCCGCAGCGCAGTATTTCCTGACGCTTGCCTATTCCGCAGCGGATGCCGCCTACATTCAACCTTTCGACGATCTGAAGCTGCCGCTGAATGTGCTGGCCGGCTGGCTGTTCTTCGGTTATGCGCCGGCCGGCTACCTCTGGCTAGGCGCAGTGCTCATCCTTTCCGCCTCACTCTTCATCATGCGAAACGAGATGCGCAAAGAGCGGAAACCCGCCTGAGGTACCCTAACCTTCTCCCCCGGAAAACGGGGAAAAGGGGAGGTGCCATGCTAGATGTGGGCAGGGAACCGAGTGGTTGCGGCACATCCCCTTCGTCT
This Rhizobium sp. NZLR1 DNA region includes the following protein-coding sequences:
- a CDS encoding DMT family transporter gives rise to the protein MSQNSLAVEPSRAIVGALWMVLAGIAFSLLNVVTQWLTMKLAFPSASAAFWQYGFAFLFSLPFLRRLGLAAMRTHYPWRHLARVVLAALGVEAWVAGLAAVPIWQAIALVMTSPFFIILGARLFLGERVGPARWAATAAGFTGAMIVLQPWSDGFGWAALLPVLSALLWGASSLITKSLTGIERPETITVWLLVLLTPINGGLALAAGFAVPTGTTLALFLLAGLLTAAAQYFLTLAYSAADAAYIQPFDDLKLPLNVLAGWLFFGYAPAGYLWLGAVLILSASLFIMRNEMRKERKPA